The cyanobiont of Ornithocercus magnificus genome contains the following window.
TATGCAATCCAGTTCATAAGTGCCGGCACATCCTGCTTGAAGGAAACAATAATGAAACTACAGAGAAATGAGGCTGACGAAAGACCTAAAACGGTAGCAGTTATATTACTAATCCCCAGTTTGCCAAGCATGAAAGCTAGGTAAATAGCTATTACCTTTTCTTTAGGTTTATCCCTTGAATCTACACCTGGCCTTCTGATTTGTTGCGAGCTGTTTTCTCAGCAGCGATAGCAGACATGCAGTCAATTTCTTGCCTGACATGATTGGGGACCGCTGGAGCCTTGAAGGGAGGTATCTCACTCAGCACATTGCTCAGGAGCGAAGCTTTTCTGTGAATCTAATCTAGTTTTTTAGCAGGAGCTACCGTGTATAACTCCGTGAGCTGATTTCAGAATACTGTTAGCACTATCACTCTAGTTTACTTCTGGCACTTCAGAGCTTAAGCCATCAAGTTTGATTGCAGATAAAACCTAGACTATAGACTTCAATAGATTAACAAGTATTTTGGCCCTCAGTTAATTAATTGTCTATAGATTAGTGGCATTCTTATCTAGTACACGGAAGCTCAAAAATCTTGCTTCTATATAGGATTGCTCCTTATCAAAAAGCCCGCGTGTTTATCCAGATTAACGTGGGCTAAGCTAAAAACGACCTACTAATTTTTAACCTTGCTGCAGCCTACAAAAGTCGCTTTATTGAATAGTCTACTACTGCTAAAAATCGGCATTCTGTCCACAGTTTTTCGACATTGAGGGCGATTTCCGGCTGCTGCAGATGTTGTAGCAATGATAGCTCTTGTGAGGGCTTACTGGCTATTTGCCGTATATTCTGTGAAGAAAAGTCTACATTCTACCTAGCTACTTCTTAGATTATCTAGTCTTGCGCTGCTGATATTGCAGTTGTGTACTATTTAGTCTCTCATGTCGTAGATTAGTAGAGTAGTACGAAGCAAATTTTATTAATAGTCCTTAACAATTACCGCAGGTTAGGAAGTTAGTAATATATTATGACGTTAATTAAAGTTATGATACCCAGGAACGATCGATAGATATTAGACATATTGCGAGCCCAAAGTGTAATTCTTTTATTGAAGCCAGCAACCTTAACTGCTAGATGCTGACAAGAACAACAACCATGACAGAATCTCCCCTTATATTGGCATTAGATCAGGGTACCAGTAGCTCGAGGGCTATGCTGTTCGACACATCAGGGAACCTAGTAGCTTCTGCCTTTGCTCCTTTGGCTATCAACTATCCAGCAGACGGATGGGTGGAGCAAAACGCCTCTGATATCTGGCATAGTCAGTGTCAAGCTATGGCCGAGCTGGAGCGGAAAATAAAACCTGAGCAGCGGCAAGCTGTGGTCAGCTGTGGTATTACCAACCAGCGAGAAACCACAGTACTTTGGCGTCGAAGCAGTGGTGAGCTCTGTGGTCCAGCAATAGTCTGGCAGGATCGCCGTACTACGGATCTTTGCCTTAACTGGAAGCACCAAGGGTTTGAGTCAGAGTGGCGACGCCGTACTGGACTACTCCTCGATCCCTACTTTAGTGCCAGCAAGATTAAGTGGCTACTAGAACATGAGGTGGCTGCTAGCTCTGCGGCCAATGATCATGATCTTTGCTTCGGCACGGTAGAGAGTTGGCTACTTTGGCAACTGAGCGCCGGCAAACATCATTACTCCGACATGAGCAATGCCAGTCGCACCCTGCTGATGGATCTTGAGAAGTGCTGTTGGGTAGATAGCTTTTGTAATTTAACTGGTCTTTCCCTTGATGCTTTGCCTGAGCTTGTACCTTGTCGCGGGAATTTCGGTCGGATTGCTGCTGGTCTTCCTTTCGCTGGTGTACCTGTGCAGGCCTTGCTCGGGGATCAGCAGGCAGCGACTTTTGGCCAGCTCTGTCTCAACTATGCTGAGAGTAAATGTACTTATGGTACTGGTGCTTTTCTCGTGGTCAACACTGGTAGTGTCCCCTGTTACTCACAAGAGGGCTTACTGAGCACACTTGGTTGGACTAATGACAGAGGTAAGCCGACTTACTGTCTTGAGGGGAGCCTGTTCAATGCTGGCACTGTAGTTCAATGGCTAAAAGATGGTCTTGGTATTATCAGCTGCTCAGAAGAGGTTGATGCCCTCGCAAGTACAGTCAACGATGCTGCTGGATTGATGTTTGTTCCTGCATTTACGGGTTGGGGTACACCGTACTGGGACCCTATGGCAAGAGGTCTGTTGATTGGTCTCACTCGTGACAGCTGCCGTGGGCATATTGCTCGTGCTGCTCTCGAAGGCATTGCACTGTCCGTAGCCAAGCTGGTAGGCTTAGCTGAAGGAGCCTTGGGTCAAGGCTTGGGCGAGTTAGCAGTGGACGGAGGCGCTGCTGCTTCAGACAAATTGTTGCAAGCCCAGGCTGACTGTACAGGACTGCAGGTGCAACGACGTCTCGCATGCATCCAGAGTTCGGCTCGAGGAGCTGCATTATTGGCTGGTGTACAGTGTGGCGCTATTAACTTGCCTACTCTAGTAGCCAGCCGCCGAAATGGCGCTCAATTTTTCTTGCCGCGCCTTAGCGCACAAGCGCGTCAGAACTGGCTATCACGCTGGGATAATGCTGTTCACCGTAGTCTGTACTGGCATGTTTGATACCCAACTTAAATCAGTCTGTGATGCTGACTTAATAGTAATTGGTGCTGGTGCAACGGGGGCTGCCGTAGCCTATGAGGCTTGTCGCCGCGGACTGCGGACAGTGTTACTAGAGCAAGGTGATATTGGTTGTGCTACTAGCTGCCGCAGCACAAAGTTGCTTCACGGCGGCGTGCGCTACTTAGAGCTAGCCTTCAAGAACTTCGATCTAGCTCAGTTACGTTTAGTGAGAGAAGCTCTAATCGAGCGGGGACATTGGTTGCGGCAAGCGCCTTTCTTGACACGTAAGTTGGAGCTAGCTCTGCCTACTAGTCATTGGTATGAGAGAGCTTACTATAGTATTGGGCTTAATTTTTATGATGCCCTAGCTGGTACTAAGAACATTGGAAGTAGTCGACAGGTCTCTAGGCAAGAATTACAAAAGCTGCTACCTAAGATATGCTCCGGCCCGACAGGAGGCGTTGCCTACACCGACTGTCAGTTTGATGATGCTCGTCTCAACCTGCTACTTGCTCTGACAGCTGAACGTGCTGGAGCCATAATAAGTTGTCACTCTCGGGTAATAGCTTTTGAAAAAGACGCGAGAGGACGACTCAATAGTGTCTTGACTGAAGGCAGGGACGGCAGTCAGCAACGCTGGCGAGCTCAAGCTGTGGTTAATGCTACTGGTATCCAGGCCGACAATATTCGCCAGATGGCTGATCCAGCAATAGCTCCTCGCATTCTTACCAGTCGGGGAGTACATATTGTGCTGGAAGCAAGCCTTTGCCCAGAAGGTGTTGGAATGCTATTGCCAACCACTGAAGATGGCCGAGTTCTGTTTGTATTGCCCTTCTTTGGCAGAACGTTGGTGGGTACTACTGATACCCCCTGCCCACTTGACGCAGCTGCCACTCCCTCACGTCAAGAGCAATCTTACTTGATCGAACATGTTCGACCCTGGTTTCCAGATTTAGGAGAACTGATTATCAGTAGCTGCTGGGCTGGCGGCCGACCGCTCCTACGACCAGCTAGTAGTAATATGACAAGTAATCAGATTATACGGGAGCATGAGGTAGAGACGATGAATTGCGGCCTAGTGAGTGTAATGGGAGGTAAGTGGACTACTTGCCGACTGATGGCAGAGGCAGCTCTTGAAGCAGTTGAAACTTTTCTAGAAAAGTCATTGCCGTTGCCAGCTAATCTTCCTCTAGTTGGCGCTGCTGTAGAGGAAAGTCAGACATTAAAGCTCCTGGCTGCTCAACGCCATGAACTTAGACTACTGCTGCCAGACTCCACGTTACAGGATTCACAGCTTGATCACCTGCAAAGCTCTCATGGCTTAGAAGCTCTAGCCTTAATTCAGGCTGCTCCTGAGAAGTCAAGATATCCACTTAGTGCGGTTATCCCCCTTTGCCAGGCCGAAATAGATTATGCCATTAATTCTGAACATGCCCAGACCCCTACAGATGTGCTAGCTCGGCGCTGCCGCCTTGCTATGGTGGACTTAGCCGAGGCACACCGCTTGTTGCCGCTTGTGCAAAGATCACTGCAGAAGCAGGGATTGCCAGAGCAGGATCTGGATATCCAGAAATAGAGTGCATCTGTTTGAGCAGCGAATATATTACCTGACCATATTTATCTCAGCAGTCAAAATTTTACCAGCCGCCACTATGGGTTACGATTATCGAGGAAATCAGTTTAAAAAATCGCAATTTAGCCACCTACGAGGGCTCTAGCAAATCTAGGCAATAACCGAGTTAGTTACGCGCTTAACTCACAGAACCCTATATAGATTCGATAAGCTCTGATGCATTAGCCTTTTACTTTAGCAGTAAAAGCAGCAGTGACTTCCACCTTACTTCATCCTATTTCTCGCTATTAGCCTAACTACTTGTTTTTAAAAATCTTTACTAGCATTAGCTTTGGCCGATGTATGATGTTTCAAGAAGACTTTGCTCAACCACCAGACTTGTAAATAAATACTAGACCCAGTAAAGCTAACTCGAGAGTTCTCTGTACTTGAACATTTCTCGATAGTCTACTGCTCGATACATTTTAAGTTAACAAGATAGACTTTGCCAAGCATGATAAGCCTTTGGGTTCACAGACTCAGATATTAGCCTGATAAGAATCTTAGCGCTTAGTGCTAAGGATATAGATCTTATCTAATATAGGTCTAGTCTACTACCTCTCTCAAAAGCATAAGTTACATCGCTAAGTAAAGTCCTTACTTGTGTGCAGCCTAAGTTGTCTTATCGTGACTGTTGTTTAGTTACTCTAAATGATGGCTAGACTAGGTAAGTATTCAAATATCCCGCTTCTCAAATTTGCCTTGTCAACACAAAACTCTCGTCTAACTCAGTTAAACCAACCGAAAAAGCTAAGCTGTGACGATAACTCTAATCTGACTCAATCGCCAGTCGATCAGATAATTGAGAGGTGTTACCAGCAGATATTCTTTCATCCTTTAGCTTCAGATAGAGATAAATACTTAGAATCCCAACTGCGAAGTGGGAGCATCAATACTAGGGATTTTATGAGGGGTCTACTCTTATCAGATAGATTCTACAGGGGCTACTTACAGTGCAACTCAAACTATAGAATAGTTGATCAAGTCATTGGAAAATTACTAGGTCGCCTTGCTTATGGTGATGGTGAGCGTATTGCCTGGTCTATTGTAATAGCTACTAATGGTCTTGCATCGTTCATTGACGAGATATTAAACAGTGAGGAATACATGGTCAATTTTGGATATGATGTACCTCCATACCAAAGGAGTAGAGTTTTACCTGGCTCGCCAACAGAAAATATTCCTATTTATCAACTTTTACCACGCTATTCGGACTACTGGCGTGATAAACTTATATCGGAAGGAATGTTCTATCTTAAAGAAAAGCTGACGCTAGAAGCCATTATTTATAAAAAGCCAAGTGGCCGTATTTTATTAGCATGGATAGCAGTTTTGTTAATTTTTGCAATTACCTTAGCTACAATCATAGCCTTAGTTATCATAGCACTTCTCAAGCCAGAACTTGCCTTGTAATTAGCTGATAGTTTTTTTGAGAAGCGTCGTGCAGAAGCAGCAGCAATGATGGCTTCTGCCTCCTTGGTGAGTGTGTACCAGTAATCGCGCCGGTAGCGGTGCTTGAGGCGCTGTTCACGGCGAATCAGCTTCGCTTCTTCCAGTTCCTTGAGTGCCCGATAAATCTTCCTGGTATTCACCTCGAGGTGGAACTCATGAGCTAACTGATCAGTAATTTCACTTACTGGAAGTCGTGTCCAGGCTGTGCCTTGCTCGTCGATTAGGCCACCTTTGCCGCAGCGTACAACGCTGACCCAGTTACGGATGATGCCGAGACAGAGGCTAGAGAGAGGATTGCTAAGGCGTGCCATTTGGAAATGTGCTTGACATCCGCCTGAATTTTCCGATGATAAGCGTTGCCATTTGGTGGGTTTGCTTAGTCCCCAGAGATGGGGCGGCGGGAAATCCAACAGCCCAATCTCTCAGCGGAGCGGTTTCCTGCTGGGAGATTTTTAGCTATTAGGCGGTTTTGGACCTCCAGTCATACAGGAAATCTCCTCATCTATATCGCGTCTGTTTCGACTCAGTCACAAGTA
Protein-coding sequences here:
- a CDS encoding glycerol kinase GlpK — translated: MTESPLILALDQGTSSSRAMLFDTSGNLVASAFAPLAINYPADGWVEQNASDIWHSQCQAMAELERKIKPEQRQAVVSCGITNQRETTVLWRRSSGELCGPAIVWQDRRTTDLCLNWKHQGFESEWRRRTGLLLDPYFSASKIKWLLEHEVAASSAANDHDLCFGTVESWLLWQLSAGKHHYSDMSNASRTLLMDLEKCCWVDSFCNLTGLSLDALPELVPCRGNFGRIAAGLPFAGVPVQALLGDQQAATFGQLCLNYAESKCTYGTGAFLVVNTGSVPCYSQEGLLSTLGWTNDRGKPTYCLEGSLFNAGTVVQWLKDGLGIISCSEEVDALASTVNDAAGLMFVPAFTGWGTPYWDPMARGLLIGLTRDSCRGHIARAALEGIALSVAKLVGLAEGALGQGLGELAVDGGAAASDKLLQAQADCTGLQVQRRLACIQSSARGAALLAGVQCGAINLPTLVASRRNGAQFFLPRLSAQARQNWLSRWDNAVHRSLYWHV
- a CDS encoding FAD-dependent oxidoreductase produces the protein MLFTVVCTGMFDTQLKSVCDADLIVIGAGATGAAVAYEACRRGLRTVLLEQGDIGCATSCRSTKLLHGGVRYLELAFKNFDLAQLRLVREALIERGHWLRQAPFLTRKLELALPTSHWYERAYYSIGLNFYDALAGTKNIGSSRQVSRQELQKLLPKICSGPTGGVAYTDCQFDDARLNLLLALTAERAGAIISCHSRVIAFEKDARGRLNSVLTEGRDGSQQRWRAQAVVNATGIQADNIRQMADPAIAPRILTSRGVHIVLEASLCPEGVGMLLPTTEDGRVLFVLPFFGRTLVGTTDTPCPLDAAATPSRQEQSYLIEHVRPWFPDLGELIISSCWAGGRPLLRPASSNMTSNQIIREHEVETMNCGLVSVMGGKWTTCRLMAEAALEAVETFLEKSLPLPANLPLVGAAVEESQTLKLLAAQRHELRLLLPDSTLQDSQLDHLQSSHGLEALALIQAAPEKSRYPLSAVIPLCQAEIDYAINSEHAQTPTDVLARRCRLAMVDLAEAHRLLPLVQRSLQKQGLPEQDLDIQK
- a CDS encoding phycobilisome linker polypeptide; this encodes MARLGKYSNIPLLKFALSTQNSRLTQLNQPKKLSCDDNSNLTQSPVDQIIERCYQQIFFHPLASDRDKYLESQLRSGSINTRDFMRGLLLSDRFYRGYLQCNSNYRIVDQVIGKLLGRLAYGDGERIAWSIVIATNGLASFIDEILNSEEYMVNFGYDVPPYQRSRVLPGSPTENIPIYQLLPRYSDYWRDKLISEGMFYLKEKLTLEAIIYKKPSGRILLAWIAVLLIFAITLATIIALVIIALLKPELAL
- a CDS encoding ArsR family transcriptional regulator; the protein is MARLSNPLSSLCLGIIRNWVSVVRCGKGGLIDEQGTAWTRLPVSEITDQLAHEFHLEVNTRKIYRALKELEEAKLIRREQRLKHRYRRDYWYTLTKEAEAIIAAASARRFSKKLSANYKASSGLRSAMITKAMIVAKVIAKINKTAIHANKIRPLGFL